The sequence GTCGGGTTTCGCCACCCTCCGGTGGGGGCTGAGGATATTCCCCTCACACGGGGTAGGCGGGCCCTGGGATTTCTCACGATCGGCATCTTTATCGTTACCTTCACCCCCATCCCCCTGAGCGTCGGCTAAGCCTATCCTTGACAACCCTTTACGCCGTAGCTAGCATGAGGGTGATGCAGCCGGTGCTGCATCAACCTCAAAGGAGCGACCTCCCAGCATGACATCGACCCCTGCTGGCCTAGATGTGGGCAGCCACACTCTTAAGGTGTTGTGCCTGGAAGAGACCCCTTCGGCCCTCCGCCTCGTAAGCTACGGAAGCGCCCCTTGCCCGGACGGCGCAATCGTCAAAGGAGTGGTGGCCGACCCACCGGCGCTGGGTGCGGCCCTCAAAGCCCTCTTCGCCGATAACGAGGTCGGCCCTCGCCGCGTGGTCCTCGCTCTGAAAGGACCGGGCCTTTTCGTCCGACGCTTCGCCGTTCCAGCCTCCGACCCTGAGGAGATGGCCGAACTCATTAGCTGGGAGCTTGAACAGCTCATTCCTTGGGCTATCGAAGAGATCCACTTCGACTATCACCTCGAACGCTCAAATGGGGCCGAGGAAACTCAGGAGGTGGTTGCAGTGGCCGTCCGACGGGAGGTTCTCATGGGCTACCAACAGGCCCTGGAGGCGGCCGGCCTGGAGGCCGTGGCGGTGGACCACGCCTCCTTCGCGCTGGAGAACACCTTTAACCTCTGCTTTGAGGTTAACCCGACCAAGGTCGTCGCTCTGCTTGACTTGGGCGCTACGATCACGTCCATCCATCTGATGAACGGCGAGCGGACGGTTGCGGTGCGGGATGAGCCCATAGGGGGGCGGGTGGTCGTCGAGCACGTGGCCTCGCGGTGCGGGACAACCCCCCAGGCGGTCGAGCTGTTCTTGCGGGGCCAACGT comes from Nitrospinota bacterium and encodes:
- the pilM gene encoding type IV pilus assembly protein PilM; the protein is MTSTPAGLDVGSHTLKVLCLEETPSALRLVSYGSAPCPDGAIVKGVVADPPALGAALKALFADNEVGPRRVVLALKGPGLFVRRFAVPASDPEEMAELISWELEQLIPWAIEEIHFDYHLERSNGAEETQEVVAVAVRREVLMGYQQALEAAGLEAVAVDHASFALENTFNLCFEVNPTKVVALLDLGATITSIHLMNGERTVAVRDEPIGGRVVVEHVASRCGTTPQAVELFLRGQRPEAIDPATAAVALQEAAGGVADRLLMAFNAIGYGPGRTPIADIVLGGGLARVPTVERCIAERLGGPTELLNPFFNVEYDEARWDHDQLQESAPATAVVVGLAIRALLEPSA